The window GGCTCTCCGGAAAATGTGCGAATATCCGGTTCGTACTGTCGTTATTCTTTGAAGTTGCGGTATTTGTTCTAATGACTTTAATTAGCCCATTATGCCAGCCCTCCTCAAGATCTAAAGCTTGATTACTTGCCCGCTAGCTTCGACGCCGTGAATAAGCAGCATGTTTCTGGCTGCCTTCAACATACGCgcgagcagctgctcgctGATATTCGGACGTGGATTGACCATGATAGCGAAAAGCGCATTTACTGGCTCAATGGAATGGCCGGCACCGGGAAGACTACCATTTCCCTCACGATTGCTCGCgaatattataaaaagaagcagctaggagcaagcttcttcttttccagaGGTAGTGGTGACCTTGCCTCGACTAGAAAGTTTGCGACTACCATGGCCGTTCAGCTTGCTGAATATTCTCCGGTATTGCGACAGCATATTATAGCTGCTGCTACGTCGAATCCTAGAATCAGCCAACTCGCTCTGTATATCCAGTGGGAGAAGCTCATCATAGAGCCTTTGAGTTTATTAGAACCTCAAACCGCTCAATCTCCGCTCCTCATAATTGTCGATGCTCTTGACGAATGCGATAGCGAACGGGATATGGCACTATTGATAGAGAGCTTCGTGAGCACAGTTGCGACTGTTAAAAATATACCACTTCGGATGTTTGTTACAAGTAGGCCGGACCGACCAATTAATCTTGGGTTTGGCATTGTATCCATCAATTTACGTCACTATTTTGCCCTTCATAGTATTGAACAATCTATCGTGGATAGCGACTTGATGATTTACTATCGTCATCAGCTAGCACAACTGTCTCAGCGACACAGCTGGGATGAAGGCCTAACATCTGACGATATCATTCAGTCTCTCGTGCACAAATCTCACGGATTATTCATCCACGCCGCAACTGTTTGTCGATTTATTGATCAAGGAGGCATTCTTGCAGAACAACGGCTTTCGAATCTTTATGCCCTTGGATCTTCCAGCTCTAGAGCGGAACAGGAACTTGATCACATATACACTACAGTTCTGGAAAACTCGTTTAACGGGCATTTAGATGCTGAAGAAACTATCATGTTACAACGACGGTTTCAAAAAGTTGTCGGGTCAATTGTGGTTTTGTTCGACGCGTTCAATCTAAGTCATCTCGCTGCTATTATTGACGAATCAAAGTCAAGGATAATGTCAGTACTCAATACCCTTGGGTCTGTTTTGGACATCTcagaagacgacgaaaaTAAGATTGATACCCTGCATCCCTCTTTCAGAGATTTTCTCCTGGATTCAAAAAGATGCTGCGACGAAAAATTCCAAATTCCCACCAGACAGCTGCATTATGAACTGTTTGAACGCTGTTTGGTGATTATGCGCAGCTCTCTGCACAAAGACATGTGCAAACTCAAAAAGCCAGGAACAAAGGCGCGGGATGTATCAAGAACCCGAGTGAATAAATGTATTCCTCCTTCAGTTCAGTATGCCTGCAGCTACTGGATGAAGCATCTCCAGAAGAGTGAACGGGGTTGGTTCAATCATGGAGGCGTGGTAGAATTCTTTCGAGCCGATTTTCTTGGCTGGCTCGAAGTACTTGCTCTTTTGGGTCGGCTGACTGAAGGAATGACTATGTTGGCAAGCCTTCAGTCTTTGGTATCAGCTACACCCGTGGCAAACGATTCCCTGAACTGGATAAAGTTGCGCCAACCAAAGGAAAGTTCTGGTCTCATCAATGACCAGACAAGCAGTAGTGAAAAGGTGCTTGGTGATCTTATACGTGATGCCAAGCGATTTGCCTTTCAGCATAGTAGTATTATTGCAGAGGCACCGTTGCAAGTGTATTGCTCAGCGCTTATATTCAGTCCTGAGCAAAGCATTATCCGCCAAATCTACAACAACCGAATTCCGAATTGGATCACCCCTTCTTTTCAGAGGCGCGGTACATGGGCCTCTTACACGCAGCTTCTGTGGCATCCACACAATCCCTGCACCTTTGCTTTCTCACCCAATGGAAAATATTTGGCTTCTGGGTGTGAAGACGGAACTGTTTGGCTGTGGGATGTCGTGACGGGTGCAAATCAACGCATTCTTGAGGGTCATTCCGCTCTGGTTTCATCAGTTGAATACTCTCCCCAAAGCCAACTTCTAGCCTCTGGATCACGGGATGGCACAATACGACTGTGGAATTCTACGACTGGTGCAGCTCAAGGCATTCTGACACATGGCAAAATAGCCAGTCAGGTTGCATTTTCACCAGATGGCAACTCACTCGCCTCGATTTCTATTGGTATTCCCACCGAAAATTGTAGAATACGACTGTGGAACATGGCAAGCCTTGATGAGAAATGGAGCGAAGAATTTCATCGTAAAGCTAGCGGTGCCATCTTATTCTTGCCTGATGGCAAGCACGTTGTTTATAGCATCTCTCAGGTAACTGGA is drawn from Trichoderma atroviride chromosome 7, complete sequence and contains these coding sequences:
- a CDS encoding uncharacterized protein (EggNog:ENOG41), giving the protein MDCGSQAFISDSVFGDNARIHQGNVDIASHQGDISITGSPENVRISAHYASPPQDLKLDYLPASFDAVNKQHVSGCLQHTREQLLADIRTWIDHDSEKRIYWLNGMAGTGKTTISLTIAREYYKKKQLGASFFFSRGSGDLASTRKFATTMAVQLAEYSPVLRQHIIAAATSNPRISQLALYIQWEKLIIEPLSLLEPQTAQSPLLIIVDALDECDSERDMALLIESFVSTVATVKNIPLRMFVTSRPDRPINLGFGIVSINLRHYFALHSIEQSIVDSDLMIYYRHQLAQLSQRHSWDEGLTSDDIIQSLVHKSHGLFIHAATVCRFIDQGGILAEQRLSNLYALGSSSSRAEQELDHIYTTVLENSFNGHLDAEETIMLQRRFQKVVGSIVVLFDAFNLSHLAAIIDESKSRIMSVLNTLGSVLDISEDDENKIDTLHPSFRDFLLDSKRCCDEKFQIPTRQLHYELFERCLVIMRSSLHKDMCKLKKPGTKARDVSRTRVNKCIPPSVQYACSYWMKHLQKSERGWFNHGGVPSVFGISYTRGKRFPELDKVAPTKGKFWSHQ